A portion of the Mesobacillus jeotgali genome contains these proteins:
- a CDS encoding Na+/H+ antiporter family protein: MNAVLIAVLAMLILSLLRVNVVLALVAGALIGGLTGGLSIEKTIEVFTGGLGGSAEVALSYALLGGFAVAISKTGLPNLIVDWMINMIGKKGESKAKTYSKAIIVILILMMSIFSQNLIPIHIAFIPILIPPLLIIFNELKIDRRLIASVLTFGLTAPYILLPVGFGAIFHEILATNMAEGGMKINMGDIPTAMLIPTAGMVIGLLIAIFVYRKPKSYQNHQVVEVEKNEYSKAGIIFSLVAIIAALAAQLYFESMIIGAVAGILVVYASGAIKWREADDLLTEGMKMMAFIGFVMLAAFGFADVLKETGDVDSLVTQSANAIGNNKAMGALLMLVVGLLVTMGIGSSFSTIPIIATIFVPLSIQLGFSPMATIAIVGTAAALGDAGSPASDSTLGPTAGLNADGQHNHIWDTVVPTFIHYNIPLIIFGWIAAMIL, translated from the coding sequence ATGAATGCAGTTCTTATTGCCGTGCTGGCGATGCTGATCCTTAGTCTGCTTCGTGTCAATGTTGTATTGGCATTGGTTGCGGGGGCTTTGATCGGCGGGCTGACTGGCGGCTTGAGTATAGAGAAGACGATAGAAGTTTTTACAGGAGGACTTGGAGGCAGCGCCGAGGTTGCGCTTAGCTACGCGCTGCTTGGCGGATTCGCAGTGGCTATTTCCAAGACTGGATTGCCTAACCTGATCGTTGACTGGATGATCAACATGATTGGGAAAAAGGGCGAGTCCAAAGCAAAGACCTATTCAAAAGCAATTATTGTCATCCTGATTTTAATGATGTCAATTTTCTCACAGAACTTGATACCAATCCACATCGCTTTCATCCCGATTTTGATTCCGCCATTGTTGATTATTTTCAATGAGCTGAAAATCGATAGACGTTTGATTGCATCGGTGCTGACATTCGGTCTGACGGCGCCCTATATTTTGCTGCCGGTAGGCTTCGGGGCAATTTTCCACGAAATCCTGGCAACGAACATGGCTGAAGGCGGGATGAAGATCAATATGGGTGATATTCCGACAGCGATGCTTATTCCTACTGCAGGCATGGTTATTGGATTGCTGATCGCTATTTTTGTTTATCGCAAACCAAAAAGCTATCAAAATCATCAAGTAGTCGAAGTTGAGAAGAATGAGTATTCAAAAGCAGGAATCATTTTCTCATTGGTTGCAATTATTGCTGCTCTTGCAGCACAGCTGTATTTTGAATCGATGATCATTGGCGCGGTTGCCGGGATCCTTGTTGTATATGCGAGCGGTGCAATAAAGTGGCGCGAAGCTGACGATCTTTTAACAGAGGGCATGAAAATGATGGCGTTCATCGGATTCGTCATGCTGGCTGCATTCGGATTCGCAGATGTGTTGAAAGAAACGGGAGATGTGGACTCACTTGTCACTCAGTCTGCTAATGCCATTGGCAATAATAAAGCCATGGGCGCCCTGTTGATGCTGGTTGTCGGATTGCTGGTCACAATGGGAATCGGGTCTTCGTTCTCGACAATACCAATCATTGCTACAATTTTCGTACCGCTAAGTATCCAATTGGGTTTCAGCCCGATGGCTACGATTGCTATTGTTGGAACAGCAGCTGCACTTGGTGATGCCGGATCACCTGCATCAGACAGTACACTTGGACCAACTGCTGGTTTGAATGCAGATGGCCAGCACAACCACATCTGGGATACAGTCGTCCCGACGTTCATACACTACAATATTCCTTTGATCATTTTCGGCTGGATCGCCGCAATGATTTTATAA
- a CDS encoding sulfite oxidase-like oxidoreductase has protein sequence MYFGKPRKKGPTDRVPPNQNVTTSFPVLHYGNVPYYKNLDEWTLKIYGLVEKEVTLLYKELMSLPQTTSGNDIHCVTGWSKLDNVWEGVPTQQLAKMAQPMECAKYVILHAEENWTTNLPVADFLKETSLLAHTHNGEQLSPEHGYPLRAVIPHLYFWKSAKWIRGIEFTSENQPGFWEENGYHMYGDPWKEQRMTWD, from the coding sequence ATGTACTTCGGAAAACCGCGGAAAAAGGGTCCCACGGACAGAGTCCCGCCAAATCAAAATGTGACGACGTCTTTTCCTGTTTTGCATTATGGAAATGTCCCATATTATAAAAATCTTGATGAATGGACACTGAAGATTTATGGACTTGTAGAAAAAGAGGTCACCTTATTATATAAAGAACTGATGTCCTTGCCTCAAACGACCTCTGGCAATGACATCCACTGTGTGACTGGCTGGTCCAAGCTGGATAATGTTTGGGAGGGAGTTCCCACTCAACAGCTGGCCAAAATGGCCCAACCAATGGAATGTGCCAAATATGTCATCCTCCATGCTGAAGAAAATTGGACGACCAACCTTCCTGTTGCGGATTTTCTAAAAGAAACGAGCCTGCTTGCCCATACCCATAATGGTGAACAGTTATCTCCAGAGCATGGGTACCCATTGCGGGCGGTCATTCCTCACTTATACTTCTGGAAAAGCGCAAAATGGATCCGGGGAATTGAATTTACTTCTGAAAACCAGCCGGGATTTTGGGAGGAAAATGGCTATCATATGTATGGAGACCCCTGGAAGGAACAGCGTATGACCTGGGACTAG